Proteins from a genomic interval of Thermodesulfovibrionales bacterium:
- the narJ gene encoding nitrate reductase molybdenum cofactor assembly chaperone: protein MNRIETYQALAQAFSYPWNRETLLWSVEQLRGSLESCGEDPLAGLREFISRSDLARIQEEYTVAFDLSPACAPYVGYHLFGDTHKKGEYMIKLKGIYREHGYYPPDSELPDHLSVLFDFLAHMRREAMDEERRDFLSAHMLEGMNKMRSVAGSKPEMLWRDLITAACMICAADCEEVTTC from the coding sequence ATGAACCGCATCGAGACCTACCAAGCCTTGGCGCAGGCCTTCTCCTATCCCTGGAACAGGGAGACCTTGCTCTGGTCAGTAGAGCAGTTAAGAGGAAGTCTGGAGAGCTGCGGCGAAGATCCCCTCGCCGGGCTTAGGGAATTCATTTCGCGGTCTGACCTTGCGCGCATCCAGGAGGAGTATACCGTCGCCTTTGATCTGAGTCCGGCATGCGCCCCCTACGTGGGGTATCATCTCTTCGGTGACACCCACAAGAAGGGAGAGTATATGATCAAGCTCAAGGGGATCTACCGCGAGCACGGCTATTACCCTCCTGACAGCGAACTCCCCGACCACCTCTCGGTGCTCTTTGACTTTCTTGCTCACATGCGCAGGGAGGCGATGGATGAGGAACGGAGAGATTTCCTTTCCGCACACATGCTTGAGGGCATGAACAAGATGCGCAGTGTTGCGGGGAGCAAGCCTGAGATGCTTTGGAGAGATCTGATAACCGCTGCCTGCATGATCTGTGCGGCAGACTGCGAGGAGGTAACAACATGTTAG
- a CDS encoding c-type cytochrome, protein MTNRFKVVCSFFALLIFCAALSPVHADTAKKGAESSATAAPSNPAGKEPNKEESVATGELVHRGKALFTGERHFTKRGAPCVACHALRYSGVRGGNWGPDLTQMYTNMGEEGLAGVLKSPPFSGMKKMYEEKPLTDDEIKALVAFAKDAGARKGEAAPHFFPWAGMAFFGLILGIFGIYKRRVR, encoded by the coding sequence ATGACAAATCGTTTCAAAGTAGTATGCAGCTTCTTCGCTCTGCTGATCTTTTGCGCAGCCCTTTCGCCTGTGCATGCTGACACGGCAAAGAAGGGGGCTGAGTCTTCAGCAACTGCAGCTCCATCAAATCCGGCTGGCAAAGAACCGAACAAGGAAGAGAGCGTGGCGACCGGTGAACTCGTTCACCGAGGAAAGGCGCTCTTCACCGGCGAAAGGCACTTCACCAAAAGGGGCGCCCCCTGCGTTGCCTGCCACGCGCTCAGGTACTCGGGGGTGCGGGGAGGCAACTGGGGACCGGACTTAACGCAGATGTATACGAACATGGGCGAAGAAGGGCTCGCGGGCGTATTGAAAAGCCCGCCCTTCTCGGGCATGAAGAAGATGTATGAGGAAAAGCCCCTGACCGACGACGAGATCAAGGCCCTCGTTGCCTTTGCCAAGGATGCAGGTGCGCGCAAAGGGGAGGCTGCCCCCCATTTCTTTCCCTGGGCGGGAATGGCATTTTTCGGTCTCATTCTGGGAATATTCGGTATCTATAAGAGGAGGGTCAGATAA
- a CDS encoding MFS transporter gives MKGECTSERMGWKDLLAFGRADIKALHKTWIAFFMTFYVWFNMAPLVSTIIRDTGLTLDQLKVLAICNVALTVPARVVIGMLSDRIGPRKTFCIVMWSMAIPCVWFAFASTYTEMLAARLILSAVGTGFVVGIHMTSLWFKPRDAGFSQGVEAGLGNWGSSLAAITLPFIALGIVDSWRWAIALSGGVMFAYGIYYWFAITDGPVGTVRPKSRKAAAIEVSTWGDMVSAILWTIPIMGVLSLLVRTVTKKGYITPETAYIFYAIIAAGILYQVIAIIKVNVPILRRGVPEDDRYKFIQVGTLCASYVVTFGAELAVISMLPFFFQKVFHLSPVMAGLFGSMFAILNFCSRALGGYVSDRMPTRKSAHLIYLGGVTGGFVLMSLISPAWPLAGAVLAVMLCALFVTGGCGTTFALIPFVKRRITGNVAGYAGAYGNVGAVIFTTAYTFLTDNQFLLLIGGSAFATLLFCLFFLREPHGAFSHEYHLSSVDRKIMEVATPLPEAVH, from the coding sequence ATGTCTGGTTCAACATGGCGCCGCTTGTGTCTACCATCATCAGGGACACAGGCCTTACCCTGGATCAGCTCAAGGTCCTTGCCATCTGTAATGTTGCCCTGACGGTCCCTGCCCGCGTTGTTATCGGCATGCTGTCGGACAGGATAGGGCCGCGAAAGACATTTTGCATCGTGATGTGGTCAATGGCCATCCCCTGCGTATGGTTTGCCTTTGCCTCCACATATACGGAGATGCTGGCGGCAAGGCTGATCCTGAGCGCCGTCGGCACAGGTTTTGTCGTCGGTATTCATATGACTTCCCTCTGGTTCAAACCAAGGGATGCCGGCTTTTCTCAAGGTGTCGAGGCAGGCCTCGGAAATTGGGGGTCATCCCTGGCGGCAATAACCCTGCCGTTCATAGCCCTCGGCATCGTGGACAGCTGGAGATGGGCGATAGCCCTGAGCGGAGGCGTGATGTTCGCATATGGCATATACTACTGGTTCGCCATAACCGACGGTCCCGTAGGTACAGTCAGGCCGAAATCAAGAAAGGCCGCGGCCATCGAGGTCTCCACATGGGGCGACATGGTCAGCGCGATTCTCTGGACCATACCCATCATGGGTGTGCTCTCCCTTCTTGTCAGAACGGTAACGAAAAAGGGTTATATAACCCCTGAAACCGCGTATATCTTCTATGCAATTATAGCGGCTGGGATACTCTATCAGGTTATAGCGATCATCAAGGTCAATGTGCCGATACTCAGGAGAGGCGTGCCGGAGGATGACAGATACAAATTTATACAGGTCGGCACGCTCTGCGCATCCTACGTCGTCACCTTCGGCGCCGAGCTTGCGGTTATTTCAATGCTTCCGTTCTTTTTCCAGAAGGTATTCCACCTGAGTCCGGTGATGGCAGGGCTCTTCGGCTCGATGTTTGCGATCCTGAACTTCTGTTCAAGGGCTCTCGGCGGTTATGTTTCCGACAGGATGCCCACAAGAAAATCAGCTCATCTTATATATCTCGGGGGCGTGACAGGCGGTTTTGTGCTCATGAGCTTGATAAGCCCGGCATGGCCTCTGGCAGGGGCGGTTCTCGCTGTAATGCTATGCGCTCTGTTTGTCACAGGAGGCTGTGGCACAACCTTTGCCCTTATACCGTTTGTCAAGAGGCGTATAACGGGAAATGTTGCAGGGTATGCAGGGGCCTATGGCAATGTGGGCGCTGTGATATTTACCACGGCCTATACCTTTCTGACCGACAACCAGTTCTTACTGCTTATCGGTGGTTCCGCATTTGCCACGTTACTTTTCTGCCTCTTTTTCCTCAGGGAGCCCCACGGTGCGTTCTCTCACGAATATCATCTCTCTTCTGTCGACAGGAAGATTATGGAAGTTGCGACGCCATTGCCGGAGGCCGTCCATTAA
- a CDS encoding nitrate reductase subunit alpha, which yields MAPERIKDVFSSETRDWEELYRNRWQYDKVVRSIHGVNCTGGCSWMIHVKDGIVGWELQANDYPQFNNNIPNHEPRGCQRGISSSWYLYSPLRVKYPYVRGRLLDLWKEARARHADPVDAWQSIVENAESRRAYTSRRGMGGFRRGTWEDVAELIAASTLYTAKKYGPDRVVGFSPIPAMSMISYAGGSRFLQLLGGVALSFYDWYCDLPAASPQIWGEQTDVNESADWYNAGYIAVCGSNVPMTRTPDAHFLTEARYRGAKVLVLSPDYSIMSKFADTWLPVEQGHDAPFWLAVNHVIMKEYYLDRKVPYFQDYAKKYTDMPFLVKLKKEGDAYVPGDYLRAGEIAKGAGLEHADWVLCVSDESGNVRIPGGSLGFRHSSKQGNWNLDMKDVVDGNDIDCRLSNQGGTNCKVKFFYEDIGESLREIAAQKIVTTKGEEMVVTVFDLLAAQLGVSSGGGSYKEDRPFTPAWQEKYTGISQDTVIKIAREWADNGERTKGRNMMIVGAGINHWYHSDLIYRAAITSLILTGSVGNNGSGLAHYVGQEKVVPLASWTSIAMAHDWVKPSRLQNTPSFWYIHSDQWRYDRSFVDYFSPREGKGTPTHAADFNVKATRLGWLPFFPQFNENPAKTVEEAVKGGAKTDDEIRKRIVQRLKEGSLKFAIEDPDAPENSPKVWFIWRGNAISASAKGHEFFLKHILGAPNSNVMAKEVAKGQVKEIEWRDKAPEGKMDLVVDLNFRMDTSTLYSDIVLPAATWYEKVDVNTTDMHSFVNCMNAAVPPSWESKPDWQIFRLITRKVSELAPKHFPSPFKDVIAAPLLHDTPGEIAQREVKDWKLGECEAIPGKTMPNLAIVERDYANLYNRFVSVGPAMGHMGAHGIAWEADDIHEKLLGEFPTVTWNERSHLSLEEEETVANVIFSFAPETNGELSYRAYQNLEKRVGKPLASIAEGNRNFRITFEEIRRQPRRFISTPVWSGLVNDQRPYAPYTLNVEYGVPWRTLSGRQSLYLDHPVYREFAEGLPTFKGKINREALDELTEDDKKEGLILNFLTPHGKWSIHSTFSDNIRMLTLSRGGQVVWINSADAAQAGIMDNDWVEVFNTNGVIVCRAIVTSRVPKGTSWMYHAPERTLNIPKSNKTGRRGGVHNSVTRIRLKPTLMLGGYAQFSYYFNYWGPIGVNRDCYVVVKKHKRG from the coding sequence ATGGCGCCAGAACGGATCAAGGACGTTTTTTCATCTGAAACAAGAGACTGGGAAGAGCTTTACCGGAACCGGTGGCAGTACGATAAGGTCGTGAGGTCCATCCACGGAGTGAACTGCACGGGCGGTTGCAGCTGGATGATACACGTTAAAGACGGTATTGTCGGCTGGGAGCTCCAGGCAAACGACTATCCCCAGTTCAACAATAACATCCCGAACCATGAGCCGAGAGGCTGTCAGCGGGGGATCAGCTCCTCCTGGTACCTCTACAGCCCGCTCCGTGTAAAGTACCCCTATGTGAGGGGCAGACTCCTCGATCTCTGGAAAGAGGCGAGGGCCCGTCATGCCGATCCCGTAGACGCCTGGCAGAGCATCGTCGAGAACGCCGAGTCGCGGCGGGCTTACACAAGCAGGCGGGGCATGGGAGGCTTCAGGAGGGGAACCTGGGAGGATGTGGCAGAGCTTATCGCTGCCTCGACCCTTTACACGGCCAAGAAGTACGGCCCTGACCGCGTCGTCGGCTTTTCGCCCATCCCGGCCATGTCGATGATCAGCTATGCAGGCGGAAGCCGCTTTCTCCAGCTCCTCGGCGGCGTTGCCCTGAGTTTCTACGACTGGTACTGCGACCTCCCTGCCGCCTCACCCCAGATTTGGGGGGAGCAGACAGACGTGAATGAGTCTGCCGACTGGTACAATGCAGGTTACATTGCGGTCTGCGGTTCCAACGTTCCGATGACGAGGACGCCTGATGCCCACTTTCTGACAGAGGCGCGTTACCGTGGAGCGAAGGTGCTTGTGCTCTCTCCCGACTACAGCATAATGAGCAAGTTTGCCGATACGTGGCTCCCGGTAGAGCAGGGGCATGACGCACCCTTCTGGTTGGCAGTGAATCACGTCATCATGAAGGAATACTACCTCGACAGAAAGGTCCCCTACTTCCAGGACTATGCAAAGAAGTACACGGACATGCCCTTCCTCGTGAAACTGAAAAAGGAGGGCGATGCCTATGTACCAGGAGACTATCTGCGGGCAGGCGAGATCGCCAAAGGAGCGGGGCTGGAGCACGCCGATTGGGTCCTCTGCGTTTCCGACGAATCAGGGAACGTCAGGATACCAGGAGGGAGTCTCGGTTTCCGGCATAGTTCAAAGCAGGGAAACTGGAACCTCGACATGAAAGACGTTGTTGACGGCAACGACATCGACTGCAGGCTATCCAATCAGGGAGGGACCAACTGTAAGGTGAAGTTTTTCTACGAAGACATCGGTGAATCGTTGAGGGAGATAGCTGCGCAGAAGATTGTCACAACCAAGGGGGAAGAGATGGTCGTGACGGTCTTCGATCTCCTCGCAGCACAGCTCGGCGTCTCTTCAGGAGGGGGGTCCTACAAAGAAGACAGGCCCTTCACCCCTGCATGGCAGGAGAAGTACACCGGCATCAGTCAGGATACGGTGATTAAGATTGCCAGGGAGTGGGCTGACAACGGCGAAAGGACTAAAGGCCGGAACATGATGATCGTGGGCGCAGGCATTAACCACTGGTACCACAGCGACCTCATCTACCGTGCCGCGATTACCTCTCTGATATTGACGGGGTCCGTCGGAAACAACGGGAGCGGACTCGCCCATTACGTCGGTCAGGAAAAGGTGGTGCCCCTGGCCTCCTGGACTTCAATTGCCATGGCCCACGACTGGGTCAAACCGTCACGGCTGCAGAATACGCCGAGCTTCTGGTACATCCACTCCGACCAGTGGCGCTATGACCGGAGCTTTGTCGACTACTTCAGTCCCCGAGAGGGGAAGGGGACGCCGACACATGCTGCAGACTTCAATGTCAAGGCCACCCGGCTCGGTTGGCTGCCCTTCTTCCCTCAGTTCAACGAAAACCCTGCGAAGACCGTCGAAGAAGCGGTGAAGGGCGGAGCCAAGACGGACGATGAGATACGGAAGCGGATCGTGCAGAGGCTGAAAGAGGGGTCACTGAAGTTTGCGATCGAAGATCCGGATGCCCCTGAGAACTCTCCGAAGGTCTGGTTCATCTGGCGCGGAAATGCCATCTCTGCAAGCGCCAAGGGTCACGAGTTCTTCCTCAAGCACATCCTCGGTGCTCCGAACAGCAATGTCATGGCAAAGGAGGTCGCGAAGGGGCAGGTCAAGGAGATCGAGTGGCGCGACAAGGCGCCGGAAGGGAAGATGGACCTCGTCGTCGATCTCAACTTCCGCATGGACACCTCAACGCTCTACTCGGACATCGTGCTGCCTGCCGCCACCTGGTATGAGAAGGTGGATGTGAATACGACCGACATGCACTCCTTTGTCAATTGCATGAATGCCGCGGTCCCGCCTTCATGGGAGTCAAAGCCCGACTGGCAGATTTTCAGGCTTATAACCCGGAAGGTCAGCGAGCTTGCTCCGAAGCACTTCCCGTCTCCTTTCAAAGACGTCATCGCCGCGCCCCTGCTTCATGATACGCCCGGCGAGATCGCACAGAGGGAGGTGAAAGACTGGAAACTGGGCGAGTGCGAGGCGATTCCTGGAAAGACCATGCCGAACCTCGCCATTGTCGAGAGAGACTATGCGAACCTTTATAACCGCTTTGTCTCTGTCGGGCCTGCCATGGGACACATGGGCGCCCATGGCATCGCCTGGGAGGCTGATGATATCCACGAAAAACTCCTTGGAGAATTCCCGACAGTAACATGGAACGAGAGGAGCCATCTCAGCCTGGAAGAAGAAGAGACCGTGGCGAATGTAATCTTCTCCTTTGCGCCGGAGACGAATGGTGAGCTGAGCTACCGGGCGTATCAGAACCTCGAGAAGAGAGTTGGGAAGCCCCTTGCATCCATCGCCGAAGGAAACAGGAATTTCCGCATCACCTTTGAAGAGATCAGGCGGCAGCCCCGCCGCTTCATCAGCACCCCTGTCTGGTCCGGTCTTGTTAATGATCAGCGGCCCTATGCACCCTACACTTTGAACGTGGAGTACGGAGTTCCCTGGAGAACTCTGAGCGGCAGGCAGTCCCTCTACCTTGACCATCCGGTATACCGGGAATTTGCCGAAGGACTCCCGACATTCAAGGGAAAGATCAACCGGGAAGCTCTCGATGAACTCACCGAGGACGACAAGAAGGAGGGATTGATCCTGAACTTCCTCACGCCCCACGGCAAGTGGTCCATCCACTCCACCTTCAGCGACAACATCAGGATGCTCACCCTCTCACGGGGAGGACAGGTGGTATGGATCAACAGCGCCGACGCTGCACAGGCCGGGATCATGGACAACGACTGGGTCGAGGTCTTCAATACGAACGGTGTCATTGTCTGCAGGGCGATCGTTACCTCCCGAGTGCCGAAGGGCACGTCATGGATGTACCATGCGCCTGAAAGGACCCTCAACATCCCGAAGTCGAACAAGACCGGGAGACGCGGCGGGGTCCACAACAGTGTGACACGGATCCGCCTGAAACCGACGCTCATGCTCGGGGGCTATGCACAGTTCAGTTACTATTTCAACTACTGGGGACCTATCGGCGTAAATCGTGACTGCTATGTCGTGGTCAAGAAACATAAGAGGGGGTGA
- a CDS encoding respiratory nitrate reductase subunit gamma, whose translation MLDNLIFIVLPYSALALFLCVVPYRYFANRLTWTPFSSQFLESKTLYWGAMAWHFGIIIVLLAHLTGFLVPRVIEAFLSNQTFFLALENVSLGLGLLALFGSSVLFFRRMTAERIKAVSGIADWLIIILLICQAATGVYISIYVRWGYQWYHYTAVPYLYSLLSFHPQIEYVSDFPILFKVHVAGAFLILGVLPFTKLVHLLYLPVGFLKDPPILYRWLSSPKGR comes from the coding sequence ATGTTAGACAATCTCATCTTCATCGTCCTTCCCTACAGTGCGCTGGCGCTTTTTCTCTGCGTGGTGCCCTACCGGTATTTCGCGAACCGCCTGACCTGGACGCCCTTTTCGAGCCAGTTCCTGGAGAGCAAGACCCTTTACTGGGGCGCCATGGCTTGGCACTTCGGCATCATCATCGTTCTCCTCGCCCACCTGACAGGATTTCTCGTGCCGCGCGTGATCGAGGCCTTCCTCTCGAACCAGACCTTTTTCCTCGCCCTCGAGAATGTCAGTCTGGGGCTCGGACTCCTTGCCCTCTTCGGGAGCAGCGTCCTGTTTTTCCGGAGGATGACGGCAGAGAGGATAAAGGCTGTAAGCGGAATTGCGGATTGGTTGATCATCATCCTTCTCATTTGCCAGGCTGCCACAGGCGTGTATATCAGCATCTATGTGAGATGGGGATATCAATGGTATCACTATACGGCGGTCCCCTATCTCTATTCACTCCTGAGCTTCCATCCCCAGATCGAGTACGTGAGCGATTTCCCGATCCTCTTTAAAGTCCACGTGGCAGGGGCCTTTCTTATCCTCGGCGTTCTCCCCTTCACCAAGCTCGTTCATCTCCTCTATCTCCCCGTGGGCTTCTTAAAAGATCCGCCGATACTCTATCGCTGGCTTTCGAGTCCGAAGGGGAGGTGA
- the narH gene encoding nitrate reductase subunit beta has product MDVRAQIVMVFNLDKCIGCHTCSISCKNIWTDRKGAEYAWWNNVETKPGIGYPKQWEDQGKYKGGFFVKNGELKLKQGGKFATLLSMFYQPNMPKMEDYYEPFDFDYGNLYNAPEGDDQPVADAISQITGKRMETISGGPNWDDDLSGSPLYAAEDLNLEDRKIIEEYGKIFMLYLPRICNHCLHPACMASCPSKAIYKRGEDGIVLIDQNVCKGWRFCNSACPYKKTYYNWKTGKSEKCIFCYPRVETGQCNACAHSCVGRIRYVGVLLYDASQVGSALVKSDTELVQAQRELILDPRDRAVQEGARANGISDAWLKAAVHSPVYALVKKYDLALPLHPEFRTMPMTYYIPPLSPVLASRTGSYAIADHESIPTIDTLRVPISYMASMFSGGNREVVADVMKKLIALRQYMRQENLGEKPDEKVLMDVSLDREAAARIHRLFAIGGYTERNVIPPQQREEQAAALRKGGRGFGLLVKPRGGV; this is encoded by the coding sequence ATGGACGTAAGAGCTCAGATCGTGATGGTGTTCAATCTCGATAAATGCATCGGTTGTCATACCTGCAGCATATCGTGCAAGAACATATGGACCGACAGGAAGGGCGCTGAATACGCCTGGTGGAACAACGTCGAAACCAAACCGGGAATCGGCTATCCAAAACAATGGGAAGACCAGGGGAAGTACAAGGGCGGCTTCTTCGTCAAGAATGGAGAACTGAAGCTGAAGCAGGGAGGTAAATTCGCGACGCTCCTGAGCATGTTCTATCAACCGAACATGCCGAAGATGGAGGACTACTATGAACCCTTCGACTTTGATTATGGCAACCTCTACAACGCCCCTGAGGGCGACGACCAGCCCGTGGCCGATGCGATCTCCCAGATAACGGGAAAACGGATGGAGACGATCAGCGGGGGGCCCAATTGGGATGATGACCTCTCAGGCTCACCCCTCTACGCTGCCGAGGACCTCAACCTGGAGGACAGGAAGATCATCGAAGAGTACGGGAAGATCTTCATGCTCTACCTCCCGCGCATCTGCAACCACTGTCTCCACCCGGCCTGTATGGCATCATGCCCGTCCAAGGCGATCTACAAGCGGGGGGAGGACGGTATCGTCCTCATCGATCAGAACGTCTGCAAGGGGTGGCGCTTCTGCAACTCTGCCTGTCCCTACAAGAAGACCTACTACAATTGGAAGACCGGCAAATCGGAGAAGTGCATCTTCTGCTATCCCCGCGTCGAAACGGGACAGTGCAATGCCTGCGCCCATAGCTGCGTCGGCAGGATTCGCTATGTCGGTGTCCTTCTTTACGATGCCTCACAGGTCGGCAGTGCCCTCGTCAAGAGCGACACGGAGTTGGTGCAGGCCCAGCGTGAACTTATTCTCGACCCCCGGGACAGGGCGGTGCAGGAAGGCGCCAGGGCCAACGGTATAAGCGACGCCTGGCTGAAGGCTGCCGTCCATTCGCCGGTCTATGCCCTTGTCAAGAAATACGACCTCGCTCTCCCGCTTCATCCGGAGTTCAGGACTATGCCGATGACCTACTACATTCCGCCGCTGTCGCCGGTCCTCGCATCCCGGACAGGATCGTATGCGATAGCCGACCACGAGTCGATACCGACGATCGATACCCTCAGGGTTCCGATCAGTTACATGGCGAGCATGTTTTCCGGAGGCAACCGTGAAGTAGTCGCCGACGTGATGAAGAAGCTGATCGCGCTGAGGCAGTATATGCGGCAGGAGAACCTGGGCGAGAAGCCCGATGAGAAGGTCCTTATGGATGTCTCACTCGACAGAGAGGCCGCAGCGCGTATACACCGTCTCTTCGCCATCGGAGGATACACCGAACGAAATGTGATCCCTCCACAACAACGGGAAGAGCAGGCAGCTGCTTTACGGAAGGGCGGCAGGGGCTTCGGCCTTCTCGTGAAGCCAAGGGGGGGAGTATGA